A window of Streptomyces sp. Je 1-332 genomic DNA:
CGCGCAGATAGGTCACCAGGGAGAGCATCCGCCGGGTCTGGTCGATGGCGTTCGAGGCCATGGTCTGTATATCCCCCTCAGCCCTTGGCCACGGCGCGCAGCCGGTCCACCACGTCGGCCCGCAGCTCGGCGGGGCCGATCACCACCACGTCGGGCCCGAACTCCACCAGCCAGGCGTCGAGCCCGTGCCCGTACGGAATCTCCAACTCGTCCCACCCCTCGCCCAGTTCACGTATATGGGCGGCCTTGGCGCGCAGCGGGTAGCCCGCGCCCGTCCGCAGCCGGATCAGGGCGGAGCGGTCGGCGCTCTCCCCCGCCCAGCTCGCGACGGTCTCGCGCACCGTGACCACATCGGGGATGTCGGCGGTGAACTTGCCGGCGCGGGCGCGGACCTTCCCGGTGATGCGGGAGAGCCTGAAGACGCGCTCGGCGCCTCGGTCACGGTCCCAGCCCGCGAGGTACCAGTGACCGCGCCAGCACTCGAGCGCCCACGGCTCGACGTGGCGCTGCTCGGGGCGGGCGGCGGTGGCCTTGCGGTAGTCGAAGACGACGGGGCGGCGGTCGCGGCAGGCGAGCATCAGCGGCTCGAAGGACGCCTCGTGCACGGGGATGCGCGGTTCGAGCGCACTGTGCGTCCCGTACGGGTCGACGTCCTCCGGCAGGCCGGCGGCGCGCAGCTTCTGCAGGGCGCCGCTGGCGGCTCCGGCGAGCCTGGCCTGCTGCCAGACCTTGGCCGCGAGGCCGAGCGCGGCGGCTTCCTCGGCGTCGATGGTGATGGGCGGCAGGCGGTTGCTGTCGCGGCGGGCGAGGTAGCCCACCTCGCCGTCGAGATTCTCCACCGTCTCGATGACCAGGCCGAGTTCACGCAGATCGTCCTTGTCGCGCTCGAACATCCGGTTGAAGGAGTCGTCGGACCCCGCCTCCAGATAGGCCTCGATGGACTCGCGCAGTTCGCGCTTGCTGAGCGGCCGCCGCGTCCCGAGCAGACACAGCGCCAGGTTCATCAGCCGCTCGGCCTTGGCAATGGCCATCGACGCCCTTTCTCAACAGTGCTTCCGACCGCCGACCGTACCGCCCCGGGGTGTCGTGGGAAAAGCCGAGGCCCATGCCGGAACCGGCATGGGCCTCGAGGGACAGGTCTGATCAGACCCTGTCCTCGGACATCGCGCAGTCGTCGCTCGGACGTCGCGCAGTCGTCGCTCGGTCGTCTCTCAGACGGCGACGAGGTCGCAGACGAAGATCAGCGTCTCGCCGGGGGCGATACGGCCGCCACCGGCGCCGCGCTCGCCGTACGCCAGGTGCGAGGGGATGGTCAGCTTGCGGCGGCCGCCGACCTTCATGCCCTGGACACCCTGGTCCCAGCCTGCGATGACCTGACCGGCGCCCAGCTGGAACGCGAGCGGGTTGCCGCGGTTCCAGGAGGCGTCGAACTCTTCACCGGTGGAGAAGGAAACTCCCACGTAGTGGACCTGCACGGTGTCGCCGGCCTTGGCCTCCGGGCCGTCGCCCTCCCAGATGTCCACGATCTCGAGGTCGGTGGGGACCGGGCCGTCGGGGAAGTCGATCTCGGGCTTGTCGATGCTCACGTTGCTCATGCTCCTGCTTTGATACGAATGGCCAGCTGGGACAGTGTTACATCTTCGCGAGGATGTCCACGGTGAAGACCAGCGTGGAGTCCTTCTTGATGGGGCTGCCCTGCGGCGGCTGGTCGCCGTACCCGAGCTTCGGGGGGACGACGACCAGGACGCGGCTGCCGACCTTCTTGCCGGTCAGGCCCTGCGCCCAGCCCTTGACGACCTGCGCCAGCTGGAACGAGGCCAGCTCGTTCCTCTTGTACGAGGAGTCGAACTCCTTGCCGTCGGCCCACAGCACGCCCTTGTACTGGCACAGGAGGCTGTCGGTCTCCTTGATCTCCTCGCCGTCGCCCTCGAGGATGTAGTTCGCCACGAGCTTCTTCGGGGCGTCCTTCTTCGGGACGTCGATCGAGGGGGCCTTGCCGTCCGTGTTCGTGCCGACCTTGGGCAGGTCGATGTTGGACTGCGCGACCTCCTTGCCCTTGGCCGAGCTCTTGGAGCTGAACGTGCCCACCAGATCGACGACGAAGACCAGCGTGTCGTCGCCCTTGATGCCCGCCTGCTTGTTGCCCTCGGTGCCGTAACCCATCTTCGGCGGGATCGCGAGCTCCACACGGCTGTCGAGCTTCTTGCCGACCAGGGCCTGGTCCCAGCCGGGGATGACCTGAGCGGTGCCGATCGGGAAGACGGTGGGGTTACCGCGGTCGTACGAGTTGTCGAAGACCTTGGCCGTCGCCCAGATCTGGCCGAGGTAGTTCGCCTGGAGGTAGTCGCCCTTCTTGACCTCGGCGCCCTTGCCCTGGATCAGGGTCTTGACCGCCAGGTCGGAGGACGGCTTCCCGGACCCCTTGGCGATGGTCGGCTTCTGGCCGAACTTGTTCCCCTTCGTGATCTCGGGCACCGGCCCGTCCACGATCTTCGCCGTCGGCGCGGCCGAGGTCGAGTTGGAGGGCGACGGGCTGTCGCTGGACTTGGCCTTGTCGGCCTTCTTGTCGTCACCACACCCGGCCAGTGTCAGCAGGCCGGCCGGAACAGCAAGGAGGAGTGAGCGTCGGCGCACGGTGGGGGCCTCGTATCGGTCGATCTTGTCGGTTGGCGTGCGCGCAACTCTACGCATGGAGAAGGGCGCCGTACGAGGAACGTACGGCGCCCCGCGTTGCGTTCCCGCAACGCACCTCCTGTATCAGGGATTACATTCCGGCGATCAGTTTCTCCACCCGGTCGTCGACCGATCGGAAGGGGTCCTTGCACAACACCGTGCGCTGTGCCTGGTCGTTGAGCTTCAGGTGCACCCAGTCGACCGTGAAGTCACGGCGCTGCTCCTGGGCCCTGCGGATGAAGTCGCCGCGCAGCCGCGCGCGCGTGGTCTGCGGCGGCACCGACTTGCCTTCGAAGATCTTCAAGTCGTTGCAGATACGGGCGGCTTGCCCCTTCTTCTCCAGGAGGTAGTACAGCCCGCGACGGCGGTGGATGTCGTGATACGCGAGGTCTATCTGCGCGACTCGCGGATGCGACATGGTCATGTTGTTCTTCGCTCGGTACCGCTCGATGAGCTTGTACTTCATGACCCAGTCGATCTCGGTGCCGATGCGGTCGAGGTCCTCGGCCTCGATCGCGTCGAGCGTGCGGCCCCACAGCTCCAGGACCTGCTCGACCGTGCCCGTGCGGATGCCGCGGCGGTCCACGAAGTCCACGGCCTTCTCGTAGTACTCGCGCTGGACCTCGAGGGCGGAGGCCTCGCGGCCGCTGGCCAGACGCACCTTGCGCCGGCCCGTGATGTCGTGACTGACCTCGCGGATCGCCCGGATCGGGTTCTCCAGGGTCAGGTCGCGCATCACCGTGCCCGCCTCGATCATGCGCAGCACGAGGTCGGTGGCTCCGACCTTCAGGAGCATGGTCGTCTCGGACATGTTCGAGTCACCGACGATGACGTGCAGCCTGCGGTAGCGCTCGGCGTCCGCGTGCGGCTCGTCGCGGGTGTTGATGATCGGCCGGGAGCGGGTGGTCGCGGAGGAGACCCCTTCCCAGATGTGCTCGGCACGCTGACTGACGCAGTACACGGCGCCGCGCGGAGTCTGCAGCACCTTGCCCGCGCCGCACAGCAGCTGTCGCGTGACGAGGAAGGGAATGAGGATGTCCGCGAGCCGCGAGAACTCCCCGTGCCGGGCCACCAGATAGTTCTCGTGGCAGCCGTAGGAGTTTCCCGCCGAGTCGGTGTTGTTCTTGAAGAGATAGACGTCGCCCGCGATTCCCTCCTCGTGCAGGCGGCGTTCGGCGTCGACGAGCAGGCCTTCCAGAATGCGCTCGCCCGCCTTGTCGTGCGTGACCAGCTCGGTCACGTTGTCACATTCCGGTGTTGCGTATTCCGGATGTGACCCGACGTCAAGATAGAGGCGGGCGCCGTTCCGCAGAAAGACGTTGCTGCTGCGGCCCCATGAGACAACACGGCGGAAGAGGTAGCGCGCCACCTCGTCAGGCGACAGACGGCGCTGTCCCCTAAACGTGCACGTGACGCCGTACTCATTCTCCAGCCCGAAAATGCGGCGGTCCATGACTGAACATTACGCCTGATGCCCTGCCCTGAAACCGGGTTCGACGGCACCGTTTCGATCATTTTCCGATGAACCCGCAACGACCGCCGGATCAGCGGGGACCGCGAGCACCCGAGCCGTGGCCAGCAGAACGAGCAGCGCGGCGACACCCGCACCCCCCGGAACGGCGAAACCCCATACCGTCCCACCCCACTCCACGACCGGCCCCGCGACCGCCGTGCCGAGCGACGCGCCGACCGTGAACGTGGTCACGAGCCAGGAGAACGCCTCGGTGACCGTGCCCCGCGGCGCATGCCGGTCCACGATGATGAACGCGCACGCGAGCGCCGGCGCGAGGAAGACTCCGGCGACGGCCGCGAGGCCCGTCATGGCCACCGCGC
This region includes:
- a CDS encoding FKBP-type peptidyl-prolyl cis-trans isomerase, coding for MSIDKPEIDFPDGPVPTDLEIVDIWEGDGPEAKAGDTVQVHYVGVSFSTGEEFDASWNRGNPLAFQLGAGQVIAGWDQGVQGMKVGGRRKLTIPSHLAYGERGAGGGRIAPGETLIFVCDLVAV
- the pafA gene encoding Pup--protein ligase; translated protein: MDRRIFGLENEYGVTCTFRGQRRLSPDEVARYLFRRVVSWGRSSNVFLRNGARLYLDVGSHPEYATPECDNVTELVTHDKAGERILEGLLVDAERRLHEEGIAGDVYLFKNNTDSAGNSYGCHENYLVARHGEFSRLADILIPFLVTRQLLCGAGKVLQTPRGAVYCVSQRAEHIWEGVSSATTRSRPIINTRDEPHADAERYRRLHVIVGDSNMSETTMLLKVGATDLVLRMIEAGTVMRDLTLENPIRAIREVSHDITGRRKVRLASGREASALEVQREYYEKAVDFVDRRGIRTGTVEQVLELWGRTLDAIEAEDLDRIGTEIDWVMKYKLIERYRAKNNMTMSHPRVAQIDLAYHDIHRRRGLYYLLEKKGQAARICNDLKIFEGKSVPPQTTRARLRGDFIRRAQEQRRDFTVDWVHLKLNDQAQRTVLCKDPFRSVDDRVEKLIAGM
- a CDS encoding WYL domain-containing protein, which gives rise to MAIAKAERLMNLALCLLGTRRPLSKRELRESIEAYLEAGSDDSFNRMFERDKDDLRELGLVIETVENLDGEVGYLARRDSNRLPPITIDAEEAAALGLAAKVWQQARLAGAASGALQKLRAAGLPEDVDPYGTHSALEPRIPVHEASFEPLMLACRDRRPVVFDYRKATAARPEQRHVEPWALECWRGHWYLAGWDRDRGAERVFRLSRITGKVRARAGKFTADIPDVVTVRETVASWAGESADRSALIRLRTGAGYPLRAKAAHIRELGEGWDELEIPYGHGLDAWLVEFGPDVVVIGPAELRADVVDRLRAVAKG
- a CDS encoding FKBP-type peptidyl-prolyl cis-trans isomerase produces the protein MRRRSLLLAVPAGLLTLAGCGDDKKADKAKSSDSPSPSNSTSAAPTAKIVDGPVPEITKGNKFGQKPTIAKGSGKPSSDLAVKTLIQGKGAEVKKGDYLQANYLGQIWATAKVFDNSYDRGNPTVFPIGTAQVIPGWDQALVGKKLDSRVELAIPPKMGYGTEGNKQAGIKGDDTLVFVVDLVGTFSSKSSAKGKEVAQSNIDLPKVGTNTDGKAPSIDVPKKDAPKKLVANYILEGDGEEIKETDSLLCQYKGVLWADGKEFDSSYKRNELASFQLAQVVKGWAQGLTGKKVGSRVLVVVPPKLGYGDQPPQGSPIKKDSTLVFTVDILAKM